The genomic interval CATCGTAACACTGGTTATGATTGGTTTCTTCCACGAGAGAGGTTCCCTCGTTACATATGCGGCAGTGGCTCTTGCCGTAGCCGGCGTTTACTTACTTTCGGCTTTCTCGGAAACTTCACCGTTCGATCTTTTCGGATTCACTATCGTTTTTTTATCGGGTGTAGCTTACGCCCTATATATCGTAGGAGTTAAACAAACCCGGGTCCGTATGATGACCGGAATGAAGCTAACCTTTTACGTAATGTCGCTCGGTGCTATCGTATTTCTGATCACAACATCCGTACGAGACACATTCATGTGGATACCCGATACACATTCCTGGTTCAACCTGGTTATGCTGGCCATTATACCTACCGTAGTTTCAAACCTGGCACTGGTTTACGCCATACGCCACATAGGTTCTACATTGACGTCGGTTTTAGGAGCCATGGAACCTTTAACAGCCGTTTGCATAGGCATAATCGTTTTCAGCGATCCTTTCACTGCCCCTATCGCTTTCGGTATATTAGCGATCATCACAGCGGTCAGCCTTATCATCCTTTCCCGTCCATTAGAGAAGACCATACGACAATTAATTATCAAAAAGAAAGCTCTATAACAGGGGCTAAATGTTTCTTTTCATACTTTCAACCATCCATTTAACTTTTATTGTGAGCACACCAAAAAATAAATGACAAAACATGACCGAATATTCGATTTTTATACCGTCCTTTGAAAAATAAACAAAAGACGCTTGTCTTGTTCTTTATCTTCTGTACTACAATACCGGGGTTCTACCGGAGTTTATTATCGACGAACTGATCATTACAAACTACCTTGTTTCAAATTATTTTATTTAATTACATTTACAAATTTCTTTTTATGAACATTTACATTGGCAACCTTAGCTATAACGTTAAGGAATCGGATCTCCACCAGGTAATGCAAGATTACGGTACAGTAGAATCAACAAAACTTATCATTGACCGCGAAACACGTCGCTCAAAAGGCTTCGCTTTCGTAGTAATGCCAAACGACGAAGAAGCACGTAACGCTATTCGCGAACTGAACGGTGCAGAATATGCAGGACGTCAGATGATCGTGAAAGAAGCTATTTCCCGGAACTAATCCGATAAGAAATTATAAAAAAGAAGAGGCCGGTAATAATTACCGGCCTCTTCTTTTATTACTCTCTCAATACATTATAATTCAAAACGCAGCAATCTGGCCATTTGTTTTTGATACTGGTTTTCCAGATTGATACGGGTATCCATAACTTCATATATCTGAGTCGCATCGACAAAAAAATCGACCAGAGAGATATTTCCCGCCTTCAATGCTTTCGTCAATAACGAAAGATTATTTTGCTCTCCCAGTACCTCTACATATTCTTCCTGAGATGTTTTCAACGCAAGTGCCTCATTATAATTACTACGAAATTCCTGGAGAAGCCGGGATTTTGTATTATCCGTCCTCAAATCGGTAAAGACAGCCTGAGAACGGGCAATTTTTACCTGTTTCCTGTTCGAGAAAAGCGGAATAGAAACTCCCACGGTAAATCCGTTGAACTTCATTCCTTCTTCATTAGCGAACCGATAACCAGCAGCAAGTTTAGGCCACCACTGGGATTTGCTTAAAGAAAGTTGCCGGTCGGCAAGATATTGCTCTCCCTTTAAAAGCTTCATCTCCGGATCGTTTTCCAATACACGGGCAAAAAGTTCATCGAAATTCCGGGGAAATTCAACAGCCGGATAAGCCGACGAGGTAAAAGAAATATCTTCATCTCCGTTCAGTGTACGCAGCTCTCGTAATTTATTCTGTAAATTCGATAGCAACATACGCCTTTGCGTTTTCACATTCAATAACTCCAGTTTCACCTTATTAGTTTCCAAAATATTGGCATCACCTTGCTGTAACCGTTTAGTGTAAAACGCTGAAAGCTCTTCAGCTATTTTCTGACGCTCGTCCCAAAGTTCCAGTTTCTGGTTCAGGCTAATAATATCCAGACACACCTCTTTTGCCTGCAACAATATCTGCTGGCGTAAAGCTGCATATTGATTATCATATAATGATGATTTCAACCCCATCATTTTATGACGATTGAAATATACGGTGGGAAAATCAAATTCCTGTGTAACAGAGAAATCCATCTTAATCTCCGAATTACGCCCCCACAGATGCCCGTACTCAACCATAGGATCTTCCAGCCTATTCATAGTAGAGACCTCCAGTTTCTGAGACTGAAGCTGTTGTTCCCCAGCTTTCATTTCTTTATTATGGGAGGCGACGCTACTTAATACATCTTCTATTGTCTGGGCTTCCGCCATACTGGAGAACAGACTTATTATCAGAATTAATCTTAAAATTTTCATGCTTCCTCTTTTTTACGGTTCATAATCAAATAAACAACAGGCACAACGAAAGCGTTCAGGAAAGTAGACGTTATAAGTCCTCCGAGAATCACCTTTGCCATGGGGCTTTGTATCTCATTACCAGGCAGATCTCCCGATAAGGCCAGTGGTATTAAAGCCAAAGCAGAAGAAAGCGCCGTCATTAAGATAGGATTCAACCTATCCAGAGAACCTTTTATAATAGTTTCCCGGAGCGAAAGTCCTTGTTCTCCGAGATAATTATAATGAGACACAAGCAACATACCATTACGCGTGGCGATACCGAACAAAGAAATAAAACCTATGATGGCCGGTATACTGACTTCTCCTGTAGTAAAGCGCAACATAAACACACCTCCTATAAGGGCAAGAGGGAGATTGAGCAGAATAACACCTGCCTCCTTCGCATTACGGAACTGATTATATAGCAACAGAAATATCACCAGTATCGACATCACAGAAGTAAGCATAAGCGTACGAGAAGCAGCCGCTTCGCTCTCGAATTGTCCTCCGTACTGAATAAAATAACCTTCCGGCAACTGTACCTCTTCATTTACTTTCTTCTGTATATCATTTACGACACTTCTCAAATCCCGGTCCCCGACATTGGCCGAAATAACTATCTTTCTCTTTACATTCTCCCTGTTGATCGTATTGGGACCGGTAGAAGATACCACATCCGCCACATAATACAACGGTATCTTGCCTTCCTGACTGTCAATCATAAGATTCCGTATTTTATCGGCACTCGTACGATCTTCATCCTTCACTTTTACTGTGAGATCGAAGGCGCGACCGTCCTCATATACCTGAGAGACAACCTCTCCAGCCAGGGCGACATCCACAAATTCCGCAAATTCAGGTACGGTAATTCCATACTTCGCCAGCATCTCTCGCTTCGGATTAATTTTCAACTGAGGACGCTCTATCTGCTGTTCCACATTCAAATCCACTACTCCGTCGATACCACCAATGGATTTTTTTATCTGATTTCCGATCATAAACATACGGTTCAGATCATCTCCGAAAAGCTTTATTGCTATTTTAGCTTGTGTTCCCGACAGCATAGCATCTATACGGTGGGATATAGGTTGTCCTATCTCGACATTCACACCGGGGAGCATAGACATTTTATTTCGTATATCAGCCATTACCTCGGAATGAGAACGATCCTTCAATTCGAAAGGAGCTTCAATTTCCGACACGTTTACTCCCAAAGCATGTTCGTCAAGCTCGGCGCGACCGGTCTTACGGGCTACTGTCTTTATTTCGGGTATCTGCAAAAGTAATTCCTCGGCCCTGCGTCCCACCTGGTCGCTTTCTTCCAGAGAAATACCGGGAAGAGTACTTACATTTATCGTAAAAGACCCCTCATTAAACGAAGGCAGGAAACTACGGCCTAAAGTAAAGAATACTCCTAAAGCCACAATAAAAAGAGCAAGAGTACCACCTATTACCAACTTGCGATGAGACAGGGTCCAATTCAAGGAACGCAAATAAACACCCTTCAAATTTCGAGCTAACCAAGGCTCGCGCGCCAGCTTCTTTTCCTCCTTTTCTTTACCTCCCAGTAAATAACTACACAACACGGGGGTAAGAGTAAGCGCAACAATAGTAGAAGCAATCAAAGCGATAATAAAAGCGACTCCCAAAGGCATGAGCATACGGCCTTCCATCCCTGTCAGGAAAAATAAAGGAACGAAACTCACAATAATAATCAAAGTAGAATTAAGAATCGGCATACGCACTTCTTTAGATGCCTCAAATACGACATCTATCGTTTTCTTTCGTTCTTCTGGAGGTAACAATTTATTCTCCTTTAACCTCCGGTAAACATTCTCCACATCCACGATAGCATCGTCTACCAGCGAACCTATGGCAATAGCCATTCCGCCGAGGCTCATCGTATTGATGGTAAGTCCCATAAAGTGAAGCGTAAGAATAGAGACCAATAATGATAAAGGCAAAGCTACCAGCGAAATAAGCGTGGTACGCAGATTCATTAAAAAGAAAAAAAGCACGATCACTACAAAGATAGCTCCTTCGAACAATGATTTCTGTACATTATCAATCGAACTGTCTATAAAATGAGACTGGCGGAAAATATCCGTAGAGATATTTACGTCCGGAGGAAGACTCCTCTGTAGTTCGTCTACCGAAGCAATCAGCTTGTCGGTAAGTTCTATCGTTCCTGTATTCGGCTGTTTCGTAACAGTCACCAATACGGCCGGTTTTCCCCGCTCCGAAGCGACCCCTAATTTAGGAGCCTTATTTCCAATATGTATGTCGGCGACATCTTCAAGTAACACGGGGACTCCATCCACACGTTTTACAACCGCTTTGGCAAAATCCTGAACTTTATTGGTAGAAACAACTCCTCTTACTATATATTCATTACCATATTCGTAAAGGACACCTCCGTTAGCGTTCCGGTTCATTCCGCGGGCTGTGGCCATAATCTCTTCGACCGTTACATTATAATGTTTCATACGGGCCAGGTCAAGAGATATCTGGTACTCTTTCATTTCACCCCCTATTACCGTAACTTGGGCAACGCCTCCCGTAGATAAAAGACGGGGACGGATAGTCCAATCGGCCAAAGTACGCAACTCCTGTAAAGAGGTGCTGTCCGAAGTAAGACCCAGGATCATAACCTCTCCTAATATAGAGGATTGCGGACCCAATGTGGGAGTTCCCACACCGGCAGGCAAACTTTCTCCCAATACCGCTAATTTCTCGGAAGTTATCTGACGTGCCTTGTAAATATCGGTACCCCAGTCAAACTCTACCCATACTACGGAGAATCCCGTAGTTGAAGAAGATCGTACGCGCCGTACATCTGTAGCTCCGTTCAGAGCCGTTTCAACCGGGAATGTTACAAGCCGTTCCACCTCTTCGGGAGCCATTCCGGAAGCTTCGGTCATCACCACTACCGTAGGGGCATTCAGGTCCGGGAACACATCCACTTCCATATTCATGGAAGTATAAGTGCCGGCAAACAACAGCAATATAGAAACTACCAGCACCACCAGGCGGTTATGAAGCGAATATCTTATTATTTTGTTCAGCATAATATCTCCTTTCCGGCTTAGTGATTATGTGTATGACCCTCGGGAATAACACCGCTGTTCGCAGCCAGTTTCACCTGGTAGACACCTTTGGTCACTACTTCGTCCCCAGGTTTCAAGCCGGAAAGTATCTGTACATTTTTTCCGTCGGAAGCACCTAATGTCACTTCCTGTTTTCTATAGCCTTCTTTATCCAGCCTCAGATAAACAAAATACAACCCTTGCTCCTCGCTAAGGGATGATACCGGAACTTTCAATACATTTTTTAAAGGAGATGCTATCAGATAGACCTCCACATATGAGCCCGGAATAACCTCTCCTTTGTTATCAAACTCGAAAGTCACCGGAATATAGAATGAGCCCGACGAAGACTTGCCGTAAGTAAGTAATCGCCCGTTCAGCTTTTTTAAATCATAAACTTTACTATCATACGGAGTTTTAAAATTAGCCGAAATCAAAGAAGGTAACGATTTATAATAGCGCTCCGAAACTTCGGCACGCAGCTGCAATTTTCGGTTTTGGGATAAAACAGCAAGTGGCTGACCTACTTCCACATAATCGCCCTCCTTTACCAGACAGCTTTTTACAAATCCGTTCATCGTTGCCGAAACAGCCGCACCGGATTGCATATTCCTGCCTATTGCCTGATAAGCCATACGGGCAGTTTCATATTCCTGGTATATACGGTTAAATTCCTTTTCCGAGATGATTTTATCTTTTACCAGTTCTTCGGCACGTTGATAATCTTTTCGGGCCGTCTCATAATTAATGCGGGCTTTCTCCACAGGATCACCCTCTGCCAATCCTTTTCCCGATATAACAAATAACACAGAACCTTTCTGGACTGCCGTACCATCAGCTAAAACTTTTTTCCCGAACGAAACCACTCCCGAAACAGGAGCCACCAATGTCGATTCGTCTCCCTGCGCAGCCAGAATCTGACCGGAACATTTAATAACTTCGCTGAAATCTTCTGGAACCATCTTTTTTGTAGTAAGTCCTATCGACTCCGCTTCCCCTTGTTTCAGTATAATTTCTTCGGAACGAGCATATTCCTCACTTTCATGTTCCAGCGCATGCCCGGCCCCTTCTTCATTCTCATGATCATGAGTTTCATGATCGTGAACGTGAACATGTTCCGGTTTTACCGGAGAAGAAGTCCCGTTACATCCTGTCAACAGAATATAAGTACAAATTATTATAATAAAAAATATATTTTTCATGTTGCATAATTAAAAACAGACAAACAGAACTTTTTTTCAAAAGCTCCAAAATAAAAAACACGACTCCCTTTAAAGGAGTCTCATACTTTATGCAACAAAACAGGGAGGTGCCCTCAATCCGGCACTACAGGTTAGTAATATGCTATGGAGCCGTTCCAGATAATACGGTCCGGAACCCGTTGTTTTCAATATATCGGGAACTATTTCCGGAAAAAAAGACAACAAGGACGTAAGCACGACCGGCATCATCTTAATAACATGGTGATTCAAAGAAGAAGCATCAACAGAGCTTAATTTCACCAAACAATTATCGGTACAACCTTTGCCATCCGGTTCATCTTTCTCGGCACTATGTTCATTCATTGAAAAGAGTAAACAGATATGCCCATCTTCATGATGATGATGAGGAAGAACTGTAGATACCACGATCATACTTGTGGCAAAAACCAGAAGAATTATGTACAGTCTTTTTAAATACATTTCTGTTTCAATGAAATACAAAGATAATCAGCAATATGAATTGTTCACACAGATAGCCATCAGACCGATGTTATTTTAATTTATTTTAAACTATCAAAACAAAAAAGCGACTATTCATCGCTTTCTTCAAAATCAAAATCGAAATCGAATCCATCATCATAAAATTCTTCTTCCGTAAATCTTTTCATCTCCCGGGCATCTCGTTTTGTAGGACGTCCAAGCCCTTTCTGACGTTTTACAAACCCTCCTATTTTTGTTAATTCCAGTAATTCATACTGGTCGGGAGTAGTCACATTCTCCAAATAACCGGGAACCAATTTCGCCCCCATCCGGTTCTCAGCCAAGGCGATAACCCGGAAAGAATAAGTCACCGGAGGTTTCCTCACCTGTATGATATCGCCAACCTTCACTGTACGGGAAGGTTTTACCGTAACATTATCGATAGAAATCCTTCCTTTCTTGCACGCTTCAGTAGCGATGGTCCGGGTCTTAAAAATACGGGTAGCCCACATCCACTTGTCAATTCTCACTTCTTCTTTTGCCATATCACTTATTATTGAACTGATTCATAGTCAACTGAATCCCTGCCAGACAAAAACTTTTTATCATTTCTTCGGCACGTTCTAATTTGGAAGGAAGCTCCGACTCTTGTTCAGGAGGAAAACATCCCAGCACATAATCCACTTGCCCTCCGCGCGGGAAATCATTGCCGATGCCAAACCTTAAACGAGCATAATTATCTGTTCCCAGAATTTGCTGAATATGTTTTAATCCGTTATGTCCTGCATCGCTCCCTCTGGGTTTCAGGCGTAACATACCGAAGGGGAGTGCCAGATCATCCACGACTACCAGTAAATTCTCAACCGGAATATTCTCTTTTTGCAGCCAGTAACGTACCGCATTACCACTAAGGTTCATGTATGTAGAAGGTTTCAAAAGCAATAGTGTACGTCCTTTTATCTTCAATTCACACGTAGCCCCGTATCTGCCATCTGTAAAAACAAGATTGGACGCCTTAGCTAAAGCGTCCAACACTCTGAATCCTATGTTGTGCCGGGTATTTTCGTACTCAGGTCCGATATTCCCCAACCCTACAATCAAATATTTCATTTAATTCCGATTAGTTACCTTTAGCCTGGGCACCTCTTGCAGCACGCGTCAAATTAACGGCACATACAACTGCATTCTTGGCATTCATCAGTTCAAGGCCTTCAAAATGAAGATCGCCTACCTGCATAGTTTTACCCAATCCCAAGTTATCGATATTTATTACCAGTCTTTCAGGTATATTAGTATAAACGGCTTTTACTTTCAATTTCTTCATAGAAAGGCTCAACTTACCACCGGCTCTCACACCTTCGGAGTGACCTTCCAAAGCAACGGGAACTTCCATTACCACAGGTTTTTCTTCGTTCACTTCCAGAAAATCCATATGCAAAATAGAATCGTTTACCGGATGGAACTGAATGTCTTTAAGAACAGCCATTACTTTTTTATCTCCTATAGTAAGCTCCACGGCATAGATATCAGGTGTATAAACCAATTTACGCACTGAATCTTTAGAAACAGTAAAGTCGGTTACAATGATACCTTTGTTGTTTTCCATTTCAACCAGTTTCTCTCCGGCATTCAATTTACCTTTAAAAGGCAACTCTACAATTTGTCCGCCATTAAGAACGGCAGGAATCAAAGACTGTTTACGTAACTCTCTTACTGCTTTTTTACCCAAATCGGTTCTGGGAGTACCTTCAAGTTTAAATGTTTTCATTTTGTTTTGTTTTTGTGTTACTCAAAATTAAGTTATCAGTTTCGCTCCTTAATTTCCCATCACACGGAATTTTAAAGCGGTGCAAAGTTATAACTTTTTTTTCTCAACGCAAATATTTCTCTGTAAATGTGCAGAATGACCGGTATATGTCCATGATTTTTTGCATTAAATCCATAGGACGGTTTGATTTATTTATCTACTTTTGTCCAGAATTCATTTATTAAATCGCATATCTATGAAAGGAAAGATTTTGGTTACCGGCGGTGTTGGATATATAGGCTCTCATACCACCGTTGAATTACAGAACGCAGGTTATGAAGTCGTAATTGTAGACGACTTATCTAACTCCAACATCGGCGTTCTCGACGGAATTGAACACATCACAGGAAAACGTCCCGTATTCGTACAACTTGACATCACAAATAAAGAAGGTTTAAAAAAGGTATTTGAAGAAAATCCCGGAATACAGGGAATCATCAATTTTGCCGCCAGCAAAGCTGTAGGAGAATCGGTGAAAAAACCGTTACTTTATTATCGTAACAACCTTGTTTCTCTCATCAATCTGTTGGAACTGATGCCTGAATTCGGAGTAAAAGGTTTTGTATTCTCATCCTCCTGCACTGTTTACGGACAACCCGACGTTCTTCCGGTAGATGAAAAAGCGCCTATCAAACCCGCCATGTCCCCTTACGGCAATACAAAGCAAATTTGTGAAGAAATCATCCAGGACACCATCCATGCAAATGCACCATTCCAATCAATTATACTTCGTTATTTCAATCCCATCGGATCACATCCTACAGCAGAAATAGGAGAGTTACCCAATGGAGTTCCCCAGAACCTGATACCGTTCCTCACTCAAACTGCAATAGGCATACGTCCAGAATTAAGTGTATTCGGTGACGATTATAATACGCCTGACGGTTCCTGCATACGCGACTATATCAACGTGGTAGATCTTGCAAAAGCACACGTTATTGCTGTAGACCGTATGATACAAGGAAAATCAAAAAAGAATGTAGAGATATTCAATCTGGGAACAGGAAAAGGACTTTCCGTATTGGAACTTATACATGCTTTTGAAAAGACTACCGGAGTTAAAGTTCCTCATAAAATCGTAGACCGCCGTGAAGGAGATATCGAACAAGTATGGGCAAATCCTGAATGGGCCAACAATGAACTCGGATGGACGGCAAAAGAAACCATTGAAGACACGTTGGCTTCGGCGTGGAAATGGCAGTTGAAATTACGGGAAAAAGGAATTATGTAAAATACATAAAGAAAAAAACAGATAAAAAGTCACTGAAAATTTCAGTGACTTTTTTATTCACTCATTATCAAAATCATAATAACTTATCCGAGATTTTTATTTGAAATTATTTTTATATTAGAATTATTCTAATTAACTTTGCCGAACAAAATAATAAAACGACAAAATGACTATTCAGGAAATAAAGGAAATATTTCATCAGAAAGGATTAAAAACAACCCCTCAGCGAATTGCCGTTTATTATGCTCTCTCGGAATTGAAGCATCCATGTGCCGAAGATGTCTTGAAACATGTACGTGAAACACATCCCACTGTGACAACCGGTACTATATATAATGTTTTGGACAGTCTTGTAAAAACCGGACTTATAACAAAAGTACATACCGACGACAACAAAATGTATTTCGACTGGGACACGAGTGAGCATCAGCACCTTTATTTCGAAGATACCCAGCACATAGCAGATTACCGGGACCCGGGACTTAACCAGATGATCCGGGAATATTTCGACACACATCATATACCCGGATTCCGAATGAAAGAGATAAAAATACAAATCGTAGGTACAAAAAAATAGATATAAACACAATTGTATAACCAATCAAAACACAAGACAATGGAAAAAAGCATTAAAGGAACCAGAACAGAACAAAATTTACTGAAATCTTTTGCAGGTGAATCACAGGCAAGAAGCCGTTATACGTTCTTTGCCAGCGTAGCTAAAAAAGAAGGGTATGAACAGATAGCCGGCGTATTTATGGAAACCGCCGAACAAGAAAAAGAACATGCTAAAAAATTCTTTAAATATCTTGAAGGCGGTATGGTAGAAATCACAGCTTCCTATCCCGCAGGCATCATCAGTACAACAGCAGAAAACCTGCGCGCTGCTGCCGAAGGAGAGAATGAGGAATGGGCCGATTTATACCCTGAATTCGCAAAAATAGCCGAAGAAGAAGGCTTTCCTGCTATCGCCACTACATTTAAAATGGTCGCCCGCGTAGAAGCCGAACACGAAGCTCGTTACCGTAAATTACTGGAACGCGTAGAAACCGGCAAATTCTTTGAAGAAGAAACCGAAATAGAATGGCAATGCCGTAACTGCGGATATGTTCATAAAGGTAAAAAAGCGCCTCAGTTATGTCCGGCATGCCAGCACCCGCAAGCTTATTTTGAAAGAAAGAAAAACAATTACTAATACCGGTAATTCATAAAAATAGAGAGGCTATAACAGCCCCTCTATTTTTTTATACCAGAAAAACAAATGCTCAACGAAAAGACGGAGAGATTTTTATCCCCTCCCGGCTATATGAATTATAAATGCTTTTCAATTCGGCATATATCAGTACTTCGGCATGACTCTCCCATTTTCTGAACATCTCATTAGGCTTATAATCCGGTATAGTATCCAGCAATACGTCCAGATCAAAATACCCGGCAACGGCTCCGGCGCCCACCTTTAATGCATCGTATGCATTACAGATTTGTTCTATATGAACCGGGACCATCATTACAGGTTTTTGCAGATACAGCGCCTCACACACCGATTCAAAACCTGCGGTAGTCGAGTATCCCTTACAACCGGCCATATAAGAAAGAAAAGTTTGGTCATTGATGCGATGCAGATTCAACCCATCGGAAATCCGTAAAACATCCGGAACATCTTTTTTATCCCAAAAGAATTCCAATTTTTCATCAGGATGTTTTCTATGCCAATCTTCAATCTCGGACAAATAACCGCTATTAAGCATGTATCCATGAATATAATCTCTTGTTTCATTTTTTTGCTGTTTGACCTCCTTTCTTAACAACGGAGGGACTACGGCTATTCCGCTTTTCCGGTCATCGGAAAGCGGATAGAATGATAATGCCAGCCGGGAAGAGGCTCCCAGTGCAGTCATCTTAGTGAAAAAACGTAATAAATTGATCTCCAACCAGGATACTTTCGGAAAAATATATTTACGATGCAAAAACATATACTGATGTCCTATACATACTATAGGAACCCGGACAGAAAAGAAGAAATTAGTGAGGCCGGCCAGTAACTCATAAAAATTAAGAACAATATCGGGGTTATAATCGGCTATTTTCTTTTTTATAAATACCATATTTGCAATATAAACAGGCAATCTAACCAAGTTATAAACAACACTCTTTATCAGGTTAGGACGTTTATTCTGAGCTGCGGGCAAAAAATTAGGACTTTCGAACGGAAGTATATCCGCTTTCATCTGCGATAAAAAATAATCGGGCAATATACGGGACTCGCTCTTTCCCACCAGACAGGCCACCACCTCATCCCCTTGCCTGCGAAGCATATCCTGCATAACCAATGCCTGGGAAAAATGTCCCCTTCCCTCCCCCTGTATAATAAAAAGAAATTTCATTTCGTCTTTCATTTTTAATCATAACAAAAACATGCTTTATACGGTTGTCCGGTTTCAGGAAGCTTTTATCTCTTTCGCATAATTTTCCTCATATTTGTATATTTCCCATATTCCATCCTCCCTTTCGACAAGAGCACTTAACGATTCCACCCAATCCCCGGAATTAAGATAATGCACATTCCCGAACCAAAGATCGGCCGGTTGATGAATATGGCCACAAATAACCCCGTCATAATGTTGACGCCCGGCTATCTCGGTTAAA from Barnesiella propionica carries:
- a CDS encoding DMT family transporter, which encodes MPGNKLKGFTAGIISSAAFGFIPLFSIPVRSTGMVPNTMIFYRFLFAACALAILMLIKKESFRLQKREIPSLGILCMFYCFSSVLLLWGYDFMPSGIATTIHFLYPVIVTLVMIGFFHERGSLVTYAAVALAVAGVYLLSAFSETSPFDLFGFTIVFLSGVAYALYIVGVKQTRVRMMTGMKLTFYVMSLGAIVFLITTSVRDTFMWIPDTHSWFNLVMLAIIPTVVSNLALVYAIRHIGSTLTSVLGAMEPLTAVCIGIIVFSDPFTAPIAFGILAIITAVSLIILSRPLEKTIRQLIIKKKAL
- a CDS encoding RNA recognition motif domain-containing protein, producing MNIYIGNLSYNVKESDLHQVMQDYGTVESTKLIIDRETRRSKGFAFVVMPNDEEARNAIRELNGAEYAGRQMIVKEAISRN
- a CDS encoding TolC family protein, whose protein sequence is MKILRLILIISLFSSMAEAQTIEDVLSSVASHNKEMKAGEQQLQSQKLEVSTMNRLEDPMVEYGHLWGRNSEIKMDFSVTQEFDFPTVYFNRHKMMGLKSSLYDNQYAALRQQILLQAKEVCLDIISLNQKLELWDERQKIAEELSAFYTKRLQQGDANILETNKVKLELLNVKTQRRMLLSNLQNKLRELRTLNGDEDISFTSSAYPAVEFPRNFDELFARVLENDPEMKLLKGEQYLADRQLSLSKSQWWPKLAAGYRFANEEGMKFNGFTVGVSIPLFSNRKQVKIARSQAVFTDLRTDNTKSRLLQEFRSNYNEALALKTSQEEYVEVLGEQNNLSLLTKALKAGNISLVDFFVDATQIYEVMDTRINLENQYQKQMARLLRFEL
- a CDS encoding efflux RND transporter permease subunit; the encoded protein is MLNKIIRYSLHNRLVVLVVSILLLFAGTYTSMNMEVDVFPDLNAPTVVVMTEASGMAPEEVERLVTFPVETALNGATDVRRVRSSSTTGFSVVWVEFDWGTDIYKARQITSEKLAVLGESLPAGVGTPTLGPQSSILGEVMILGLTSDSTSLQELRTLADWTIRPRLLSTGGVAQVTVIGGEMKEYQISLDLARMKHYNVTVEEIMATARGMNRNANGGVLYEYGNEYIVRGVVSTNKVQDFAKAVVKRVDGVPVLLEDVADIHIGNKAPKLGVASERGKPAVLVTVTKQPNTGTIELTDKLIASVDELQRSLPPDVNISTDIFRQSHFIDSSIDNVQKSLFEGAIFVVIVLFFFLMNLRTTLISLVALPLSLLVSILTLHFMGLTINTMSLGGMAIAIGSLVDDAIVDVENVYRRLKENKLLPPEERKKTIDVVFEASKEVRMPILNSTLIIIVSFVPLFFLTGMEGRMLMPLGVAFIIALIASTIVALTLTPVLCSYLLGGKEKEEKKLAREPWLARNLKGVYLRSLNWTLSHRKLVIGGTLALFIVALGVFFTLGRSFLPSFNEGSFTINVSTLPGISLEESDQVGRRAEELLLQIPEIKTVARKTGRAELDEHALGVNVSEIEAPFELKDRSHSEVMADIRNKMSMLPGVNVEIGQPISHRIDAMLSGTQAKIAIKLFGDDLNRMFMIGNQIKKSIGGIDGVVDLNVEQQIERPQLKINPKREMLAKYGITVPEFAEFVDVALAGEVVSQVYEDGRAFDLTVKVKDEDRTSADKIRNLMIDSQEGKIPLYYVADVVSSTGPNTINRENVKRKIVISANVGDRDLRSVVNDIQKKVNEEVQLPEGYFIQYGGQFESEAAASRTLMLTSVMSILVIFLLLYNQFRNAKEAGVILLNLPLALIGGVFMLRFTTGEVSIPAIIGFISLFGIATRNGMLLVSHYNYLGEQGLSLRETIIKGSLDRLNPILMTALSSALALIPLALSGDLPGNEIQSPMAKVILGGLITSTFLNAFVVPVVYLIMNRKKEEA
- a CDS encoding efflux RND transporter periplasmic adaptor subunit, whose amino-acid sequence is MKNIFFIIIICTYILLTGCNGTSSPVKPEHVHVHDHETHDHENEEGAGHALEHESEEYARSEEIILKQGEAESIGLTTKKMVPEDFSEVIKCSGQILAAQGDESTLVAPVSGVVSFGKKVLADGTAVQKGSVLFVISGKGLAEGDPVEKARINYETARKDYQRAEELVKDKIISEKEFNRIYQEYETARMAYQAIGRNMQSGAAVSATMNGFVKSCLVKEGDYVEVGQPLAVLSQNRKLQLRAEVSERYYKSLPSLISANFKTPYDSKVYDLKKLNGRLLTYGKSSSGSFYIPVTFEFDNKGEVIPGSYVEVYLIASPLKNVLKVPVSSLSEEQGLYFVYLRLDKEGYRKQEVTLGASDGKNVQILSGLKPGDEVVTKGVYQVKLAANSGVIPEGHTHNH
- a CDS encoding DUF6769 family protein encodes the protein MYLKRLYIILLVFATSMIVVSTVLPHHHHEDGHICLLFSMNEHSAEKDEPDGKGCTDNCLVKLSSVDASSLNHHVIKMMPVVLTSLLSFFPEIVPDILKTTGSGPYYLERLHSILLTCSAGLRAPPCFVA
- a CDS encoding RNA-binding S4 domain-containing protein; this translates as MAKEEVRIDKWMWATRIFKTRTIATEACKKGRISIDNVTVKPSRTVKVGDIIQVRKPPVTYSFRVIALAENRMGAKLVPGYLENVTTPDQYELLELTKIGGFVKRQKGLGRPTKRDAREMKRFTEEEFYDDGFDFDFDFEESDE
- the pth gene encoding aminoacyl-tRNA hydrolase, whose translation is MKYLIVGLGNIGPEYENTRHNIGFRVLDALAKASNLVFTDGRYGATCELKIKGRTLLLLKPSTYMNLSGNAVRYWLQKENIPVENLLVVVDDLALPFGMLRLKPRGSDAGHNGLKHIQQILGTDNYARLRFGIGNDFPRGGQVDYVLGCFPPEQESELPSKLERAEEMIKSFCLAGIQLTMNQFNNK